A single Comamonas sp. NLF-1-9 DNA region contains:
- a CDS encoding biotin--[acetyl-CoA-carboxylase] ligase produces the protein MSAGDWPLALLRAQLAPLLPALVIEVAPTIDSSNTELLRRARRGALAPTVLIAEEQTAGRGRQGRSWYSAAGDVLAVSIGLPYAPRDWSGLSLAVGVALAESLQPQWPAAGSGQARIQLKWPNDLWLDDGRKLAGILIETAEMADGSGRRCVIVGMGINLQPPPAQGLRTPAACLQDVDARLDGPAALLRCALPVVRTLLGFAESGFAPFQPRFARRDYLKGRMVQLSNGVQGTACGVQDDGALQLSTAGGLQRITSSEVSVRPARSCGAGA, from the coding sequence ATGAGCGCGGGCGACTGGCCGCTGGCGCTGCTGCGCGCGCAGCTTGCGCCGCTGCTGCCGGCGCTGGTGATCGAAGTGGCGCCCACCATTGATTCAAGCAACACCGAGCTGCTGCGCCGCGCGCGCAGGGGGGCGCTTGCGCCCACCGTGCTGATCGCCGAGGAACAAACCGCCGGGCGCGGGCGCCAGGGGCGTAGCTGGTACAGCGCGGCGGGCGACGTGCTGGCCGTCTCCATCGGCCTGCCCTATGCGCCGCGCGACTGGTCGGGCCTGTCGCTGGCCGTGGGCGTGGCGCTGGCCGAGAGCCTGCAGCCGCAATGGCCGGCGGCCGGCAGCGGGCAGGCACGCATCCAGCTCAAATGGCCCAACGACCTGTGGCTGGACGACGGGCGCAAGCTTGCCGGCATCCTGATCGAAACCGCCGAGATGGCCGACGGCAGCGGACGGCGCTGCGTGATCGTCGGCATGGGCATCAATCTGCAGCCGCCCCCGGCGCAGGGATTGCGCACGCCCGCGGCCTGCCTGCAGGACGTGGATGCGCGCCTGGACGGCCCTGCCGCGCTGCTGCGCTGCGCGCTGCCGGTGGTGCGCACGCTGCTGGGCTTTGCAGAGAGCGGCTTCGCCCCTTTCCAGCCGCGCTTTGCGCGGCGCGACTACCTCAAGGGCCGGATGGTGCAGCTGAGCAACGGCGTGCAGGGCACGGCCTGCGGCGTGCAGGACGACGGCGCGCTGCAGTTGTCCACGGCGGGCGGGCTGCAGCGCATTACCAGCTCTGAAGTAAGCGTGCGCCCCGCGCGCAGCTGCGGCGCCGGAGCCTGA
- a CDS encoding SET domain-containing protein encodes MSQPSSPGPQAPRGRRIQVRRSGVHGKGVFALQDIAEGELIIEYLGEVISWDEAQRRHPHDPNEPNHTFYFHVDEDHVIDANVGGNAARWINHSCAPNCWADEQEGRIFITALRDIAAGEELNYDYGLIIEERYTSKLKAQYACRCGSPHCRGTMLAPKRGWRPLQPASGSRRA; translated from the coding sequence TTGTCCCAGCCATCCTCCCCCGGTCCCCAGGCCCCGCGCGGGCGACGCATCCAGGTGCGCCGCTCGGGCGTGCACGGCAAGGGGGTGTTTGCGCTGCAAGACATCGCCGAGGGCGAGCTCATCATCGAATACCTGGGCGAGGTGATCTCCTGGGACGAAGCGCAGCGGCGCCACCCGCACGACCCGAACGAGCCCAACCACACCTTCTACTTCCACGTCGATGAAGACCACGTGATCGACGCCAATGTCGGCGGCAACGCCGCGCGCTGGATCAACCACAGCTGCGCGCCCAACTGCTGGGCCGACGAGCAGGAGGGCCGCATCTTCATCACCGCGCTGCGCGACATTGCCGCCGGCGAAGAACTCAATTACGACTACGGCCTGATCATCGAGGAGCGCTACACCAGCAAGCTCAAGGCGCAATACGCCTGCCGCTGCGGCAGCCCGCACTGCCGCGGCACCATGCTCGCGCCCAAGCGCGGCTGGCGCCCGCTGCAGCCCGCTTCCGGGAGCCGGCGCGCATGA
- a CDS encoding DNA topoisomerase III codes for MSKQLVIAEKPSVAQDIVRALTATTGKFDKHEDHFENERYVVTSAVGHLVEIQAPEEFDVKRGKWSFAHLPVIPPRFDLKPVDKTKSRLAAVVRLAKRKDVAELINACDAGREGELIFRLIEQYAGGAKGTLGKPIRRLWLQSMTPQAIRDGFERLRSAQQMQGLADAARSRSEADWLVGINGTRAMTAFNSQGGGFFLTTVGRVQTPTLSLVVEREEKIRAFESRGYWEVHASFAAQAGEYLGKWFDPAFKKGDDPEARAERLWDEAQARAIAEAVRGQAATVTEEAKPTTQASPLLFDLTSLQREANGRFGFSAKTTLALAQALYERHKALTYPRTDSRHLPEDYLGTARQTLEVLAASTLGHLAPFARQALEQGYLRPSRRVFDNSKISDHFAIIPTTQAPHGLSEAEQKLYDLVVRRFLAVFFPSAEFQVTTRISQIAEHHFKTEGKVLVKPGWLAIYGKEAAVDAEGGKDGDKGQPLVAVQAGERPPAVQVEAKGLKTKPPARYSEATLLGAMESAGKQIDDDELREAMQEKGLGTPATRAAIIEGLLTEKYMLREGRELIPTAKAFQLMTLLRGLEVNELCKPELTGEWEYKLAQMEKGQLSRAAFMQQIAEMTERMVKKAKEYDRDTIPGNYATLAAPCPNCAGVVKENYRRYACTGKDGGEGCGFSFGKSPGGRTFEVAEAEELLLHRRIGPLTGFRSKAGWPFTAEIAIVADADAAGGYKLEFDFGDDKNEGETGELVQFADAALGPCPACGAEVHEHGSNYVCARAVPTAEQAVPSCSFKSGKTILQQPIEREQMQKLLATGKTDLLDKFISNRTRRPFKARLAWDAGAGKVNFEFEPREGKYPQRKTVASKSVAAGASRTGATAKKPAKAVAKKTPRKTNSASGKAPSAALAAVIGAEAVNRPTAVKKLWEYIRAQGLQDPKDKRQIVADEKLRAVFGKERAGMFELAGILGQHLG; via the coding sequence ATGAGCAAACAACTGGTCATTGCGGAAAAACCCTCGGTCGCGCAGGACATCGTGCGCGCCCTCACCGCCACTACAGGCAAGTTCGACAAGCACGAGGACCATTTCGAGAACGAACGCTACGTCGTCACCAGCGCCGTCGGCCATCTGGTGGAGATTCAGGCGCCGGAAGAATTCGACGTCAAGCGCGGCAAATGGAGCTTTGCCCATCTGCCGGTGATTCCGCCGCGCTTTGACTTGAAGCCGGTGGACAAGACCAAGTCGCGCCTGGCGGCGGTGGTGCGGCTGGCCAAGCGCAAGGACGTGGCAGAACTCATCAACGCCTGCGACGCGGGGCGCGAGGGCGAGCTTATCTTTCGCCTGATCGAGCAGTACGCCGGCGGCGCCAAGGGCACGTTGGGCAAGCCGATTCGCCGCCTGTGGCTGCAGAGCATGACGCCGCAGGCGATTCGCGACGGCTTCGAGCGCCTGCGCAGCGCGCAGCAGATGCAAGGACTGGCCGACGCTGCGAGGAGCCGCTCCGAGGCCGACTGGCTGGTGGGCATCAACGGCACGCGCGCGATGACCGCGTTCAACTCGCAGGGCGGCGGGTTCTTTCTGACCACCGTCGGGCGGGTGCAGACGCCCACGCTCTCGCTCGTCGTCGAGCGCGAGGAAAAGATCCGCGCCTTTGAAAGCCGCGGCTATTGGGAGGTGCACGCCAGCTTTGCCGCGCAGGCGGGCGAATACCTGGGCAAGTGGTTCGACCCGGCCTTCAAGAAGGGCGACGACCCCGAAGCCCGCGCCGAGCGCCTGTGGGACGAGGCCCAGGCCCGCGCCATTGCCGAGGCGGTGCGCGGCCAGGCCGCCACGGTGACCGAGGAGGCCAAGCCCACCACCCAGGCCAGCCCGCTGCTGTTTGACCTGACCAGCCTGCAGCGCGAGGCCAATGGGCGCTTCGGCTTTTCCGCCAAGACCACGCTGGCGCTGGCCCAGGCCTTGTATGAAAGGCACAAGGCGCTGACCTACCCGCGTACCGATTCGCGCCACCTGCCCGAGGACTACCTGGGCACCGCGCGCCAGACGCTGGAGGTCCTGGCTGCCAGCACCCTGGGCCACCTGGCCCCGTTTGCGCGCCAGGCGCTGGAGCAGGGCTATCTGCGCCCCAGCCGCCGGGTGTTTGACAACAGCAAGATCAGCGACCACTTCGCCATCATCCCGACCACGCAGGCGCCGCACGGCCTGTCCGAGGCCGAGCAAAAGCTCTACGACCTGGTAGTGCGCCGCTTTCTGGCGGTGTTCTTCCCGAGCGCGGAATTCCAGGTCACCACGCGCATCTCGCAAATCGCCGAGCACCACTTCAAGACCGAGGGCAAGGTGCTGGTCAAGCCCGGCTGGCTTGCGATCTACGGCAAGGAAGCCGCCGTGGATGCAGAAGGCGGCAAGGACGGCGACAAGGGCCAGCCGCTCGTTGCGGTGCAAGCGGGCGAGCGTCCGCCGGCCGTCCAGGTCGAGGCCAAGGGCCTGAAAACCAAGCCGCCGGCGCGCTACTCCGAAGCCACGCTGCTGGGCGCGATGGAGAGCGCGGGCAAGCAGATCGACGACGACGAACTGCGCGAGGCCATGCAGGAAAAAGGCCTGGGCACGCCGGCCACGCGCGCGGCCATCATCGAAGGCTTGCTCACCGAAAAATACATGCTGCGCGAAGGCCGCGAGCTGATTCCCACGGCCAAGGCCTTCCAGCTCATGACGCTGCTGCGCGGGCTGGAAGTGAACGAGCTGTGCAAGCCCGAGCTCACCGGCGAGTGGGAATACAAGCTCGCGCAGATGGAAAAAGGCCAGCTCTCGCGCGCCGCCTTCATGCAGCAGATTGCCGAGATGACCGAGCGCATGGTCAAAAAGGCCAAGGAATACGACCGCGACACCATCCCCGGCAACTACGCCACCCTGGCCGCGCCCTGCCCCAATTGCGCCGGCGTGGTGAAGGAAAACTACCGCCGCTACGCCTGCACCGGCAAGGACGGCGGGGAGGGCTGCGGTTTCTCGTTTGGCAAATCCCCGGGCGGTCGCACCTTCGAGGTCGCCGAGGCCGAAGAGCTGCTGCTGCACCGGCGCATCGGGCCGCTCACCGGCTTTCGCTCCAAGGCCGGCTGGCCCTTCACCGCCGAGATCGCCATCGTCGCCGATGCCGATGCCGCGGGCGGCTACAAGCTGGAATTCGACTTCGGCGACGACAAGAACGAAGGCGAAACCGGTGAACTGGTGCAGTTTGCCGACGCCGCGCTCGGCCCCTGCCCGGCCTGCGGCGCCGAGGTGCACGAGCACGGCAGCAACTACGTCTGCGCGCGCGCCGTGCCCACGGCCGAGCAGGCAGTACCGAGCTGCAGCTTCAAGAGCGGCAAGACCATCTTGCAGCAGCCGATAGAGCGCGAGCAGATGCAAAAGCTGCTGGCCACGGGCAAGACCGACTTGCTGGACAAATTCATCTCCAACCGCACCCGCCGCCCCTTCAAGGCGCGCCTGGCCTGGGACGCGGGGGCGGGCAAGGTCAACTTCGAGTTCGAGCCGCGCGAAGGCAAATATCCGCAGCGCAAGACGGTTGCATCAAAATCTGTAGCTGCTGGCGCAAGCAGGACAGGCGCTACAGCCAAAAAACCTGCCAAAGCTGTGGCCAAGAAGACGCCGCGCAAAACCAATTCGGCCAGCGGCAAGGCGCCCAGCGCGGCCCTGGCCGCGGTCATCGGCGCCGAGGCGGTGAACCGCCCAACCGCAGTGAAGAAGCTCTGGGAATACATCCGCGCGCAAGGCTTGCAAGACCCCAAGGACAAGCGCCAGATCGTCGCCGACGAGAAGTTGCGCGCGGTCTTCGGCAAGGAGCGCGCGGGCATGTTCGAGCTCGCGGGCATCCTGGGCCAGCATCTGGGGTAA
- the recA gene encoding recombinase RecA, protein MDTASKSTPAQAEKAKALAAALAQIEKQFGKGTIMRLGEGEAIEDIQVVSTGSLGLDIALGVGGLPRGRVVEIYGPESSGKTTLTLQVIAEMQKQGGTCAFIDAEHALDTSYAQKLGVNVNDILISQPDTGEQALEIVDSLVRSGAVDLIVVDSVAALVPKAEIEGDMGDSLPGLQARLMSQALRKLTATIKKTNCMVIFINQIRMKIGVMFGSPETTTGGNALKFYASVRLDIRRIGTLKKGDQAIGNETRVKVVKNKVSPPFKTAEFDILFGEGISREGEIIDMGVNARILEKSGAWYAYNGEKIGQGRDNAREFLRENPDLAHEIENKVRASLGIALLPTLGKPRKDDKADKADKPAKDAPVAAEL, encoded by the coding sequence ATGGACACAGCAAGCAAGAGCACCCCCGCACAAGCCGAAAAGGCCAAGGCCCTGGCCGCAGCGCTGGCGCAAATCGAAAAGCAGTTTGGCAAGGGCACCATCATGCGCCTGGGCGAGGGCGAGGCGATCGAGGACATCCAGGTCGTCTCCACCGGCTCGCTCGGCCTGGACATTGCCCTGGGCGTGGGCGGCCTGCCGCGCGGCAGAGTGGTCGAGATCTACGGGCCGGAAAGCTCGGGCAAGACCACGCTCACGCTGCAGGTGATTGCCGAAATGCAAAAGCAGGGCGGCACCTGCGCCTTCATCGACGCCGAGCACGCGCTCGATACCAGCTATGCGCAAAAGCTCGGCGTCAACGTCAACGACATCCTGATCAGCCAGCCCGACACCGGCGAGCAGGCGCTCGAGATCGTGGACAGCCTGGTGCGCTCGGGCGCGGTCGATCTGATCGTGGTCGACTCGGTCGCCGCCCTGGTACCCAAGGCCGAAATCGAGGGCGACATGGGCGATTCGCTGCCCGGCCTGCAGGCGCGGCTGATGAGCCAGGCGCTGCGCAAGCTCACCGCGACCATCAAGAAGACCAACTGCATGGTGATCTTCATCAACCAGATCCGCATGAAGATCGGCGTGATGTTCGGCAGCCCCGAGACGACGACGGGCGGCAACGCGCTCAAGTTCTACGCCAGCGTGCGCCTGGACATCCGGCGCATAGGCACGCTCAAGAAGGGCGACCAGGCGATAGGCAATGAAACCCGCGTCAAGGTGGTCAAGAACAAGGTCAGCCCGCCGTTCAAGACGGCCGAGTTCGACATCCTGTTCGGCGAGGGCATTTCGCGCGAGGGCGAGATCATCGACATGGGCGTGAACGCGCGCATTCTGGAAAAAAGCGGCGCCTGGTACGCCTACAACGGCGAGAAGATCGGCCAGGGGCGCGACAACGCGCGCGAATTCCTGCGCGAGAACCCTGACCTCGCCCACGAGATCGAGAACAAGGTGCGCGCCAGCCTGGGCATCGCCCTGCTGCCGACGCTGGGCAAGCCCAGGAAGGACGACAAAGCCGACAAGGCCGACAAGCCGGCCAAGGACGCGCCGGTAGCCGCAGAGCTGTAG
- a CDS encoding glutathione S-transferase N-terminal domain-containing protein gives MRWTHPIAAKWPAEFPERLQLYSLPTPNGVKASIALEELGLPYEPHPVSFDTNDQLSPEFLSLNPNNKIPAILDPDGPGGQPLALWESGAILIYLAEKTGKLLSRDPAQRYETLQWLMWQMGGLGPMFGQLGFFHKFAGKEFEDKRPRDRYVNESRRLLGVLDKHLKGRQWLVGDAYGIADIAVFPWVRNLICFYEAGDLVAWGSYPEVARVLDVFLARPAVQRGLNIPARG, from the coding sequence ATGCGCTGGACCCACCCCATCGCCGCCAAATGGCCGGCCGAATTCCCCGAGCGCCTGCAGCTGTATTCGCTGCCCACGCCCAATGGCGTGAAGGCCTCGATCGCACTGGAAGAACTGGGCTTGCCCTACGAGCCGCACCCGGTGAGCTTCGATACCAACGACCAGCTCTCGCCCGAGTTCCTGTCGCTGAACCCGAACAACAAGATCCCGGCCATCCTCGACCCCGACGGCCCCGGCGGCCAGCCGCTGGCGCTGTGGGAGTCGGGCGCGATCCTGATCTATCTGGCGGAGAAGACCGGCAAGCTGCTCAGCCGCGATCCTGCGCAGCGCTATGAGACGCTGCAGTGGCTGATGTGGCAGATGGGGGGCCTTGGACCGATGTTTGGCCAGCTCGGCTTCTTTCACAAATTCGCCGGCAAGGAATTCGAGGACAAGCGCCCGCGCGATCGCTACGTGAACGAGTCGCGCCGCCTGCTGGGCGTGCTGGACAAGCACCTCAAGGGCCGCCAATGGCTGGTGGGCGACGCCTACGGCATTGCCGATATCGCCGTCTTTCCCTGGGTGCGCAACCTCATCTGCTTTTACGAAGCCGGCGACCTGGTCGCCTGGGGCAGCTACCCCGAAGTGGCGCGGGTGCTCGATGTCTTTCTCGCGCGGCCGGCGGTGCAGCGCGGCTTGAACATTCCGGCGCGCGGCTGA
- a CDS encoding DUF4124 domain-containing protein — MLSRGERITWAALAVLVLAGAAAAWYTRAAWLPGAGPWLEQLWRKSTRPGPETLPPGKRAAGAGARSGSGAEPPPPPPRKCLTPDGRVVYTNQPCPAGTREQALDGALSVLPSGPGGAAPQPRP, encoded by the coding sequence ATGCTCAGCCGGGGCGAGCGCATCACCTGGGCGGCCCTTGCGGTGCTGGTGCTCGCGGGCGCCGCAGCCGCCTGGTACACGCGCGCGGCCTGGCTGCCGGGCGCCGGGCCCTGGCTTGAGCAGCTCTGGCGCAAAAGCACCCGGCCCGGCCCCGAGACCCTGCCGCCGGGCAAGCGCGCGGCCGGCGCCGGCGCGCGATCGGGCAGCGGCGCAGAGCCGCCCCCGCCGCCGCCGCGCAAGTGCCTCACGCCCGACGGGCGAGTGGTCTATACCAACCAGCCCTGCCCGGCGGGCACGCGCGAGCAGGCGCTCGACGGCGCGCTCAGCGTGTTGCCTTCCGGCCCGGGAGGCGCTGCGCCGCAGCCCCGTCCTTGA
- a CDS encoding response regulator transcription factor, giving the protein MRILIAEDDQVLADALLRSLRAAGAVVDHVANGSEADAALMTNHEFDLLILDLGLPRMHGLEVLKRLRARSSPLPVLILTAADSVEERVRGLDLGADDYMAKPFSLQELEARVRALTRRSLGTTSNVLRHGPLTYDQVGRMASLDGEVVELSGRELGVLEVLLQRAGRLVSKDQLVEHLCEWGEEVSNNAIEVYVHRLRKKIERGPVRIATVRGLGYCLQKIES; this is encoded by the coding sequence ATGCGCATCCTCATCGCCGAAGACGATCAGGTCCTCGCTGACGCCCTCTTGCGCTCGCTGCGCGCGGCCGGCGCCGTGGTCGACCACGTGGCCAACGGCAGCGAAGCCGATGCGGCCCTGATGACCAACCACGAGTTCGACCTGCTGATCCTGGACCTGGGCCTGCCGCGCATGCACGGGCTGGAAGTGCTCAAGCGCCTGCGCGCGCGCTCCTCGCCGCTGCCGGTGCTGATCCTCACCGCCGCCGACAGCGTGGAAGAGCGCGTGCGCGGCCTGGACCTGGGCGCAGACGACTACATGGCCAAGCCGTTTTCGCTGCAGGAGCTCGAGGCGCGCGTGCGTGCGCTCACCCGCCGCAGCCTGGGCACGACCTCCAACGTGCTGCGCCACGGGCCGCTCACCTACGACCAGGTCGGGCGCATGGCCAGCCTGGACGGCGAAGTGGTGGAGCTGTCGGGGCGCGAGCTCGGCGTGCTCGAGGTGTTGCTGCAGCGCGCCGGGCGTCTGGTGTCCAAGGACCAGCTCGTCGAGCACCTGTGCGAGTGGGGCGAGGAGGTCAGCAACAACGCCATCGAGGTCTATGTGCACCGCCTGCGCAAGAAGATAGAGCGCGGGCCGGTGCGCATCGCCACGGTGCGCGGCCTGGGCTACTGCCTGCAGAAGATAGAAAGCTGA
- a CDS encoding MarR family winged helix-turn-helix transcriptional regulator, producing the protein MPDERWRQSHLGRLLGHAARRFDARVLQLMARDVQVPLALSNLAARDKVGAAHVHITRHLSLRGDRLTDLAERAGMSKQAMATLVAQCEAWGLVVREPDPHDARARIVRFTPTGLAWLAAFRASVERAQEEFRAEVGDEVAAVVLLGLEAYGAAAGR; encoded by the coding sequence ATGCCCGACGAGCGCTGGCGCCAGTCCCATCTGGGCCGGCTGCTCGGGCATGCCGCGCGGCGTTTTGACGCGCGCGTGCTGCAGCTCATGGCGCGTGACGTGCAGGTGCCGCTGGCGCTGTCCAATCTGGCGGCGCGCGACAAGGTGGGCGCGGCGCACGTGCACATCACGCGCCACTTGTCGCTGCGCGGCGACCGCCTGACCGACCTGGCCGAGCGCGCCGGCATGAGCAAGCAGGCCATGGCCACGCTGGTGGCGCAGTGCGAAGCCTGGGGACTGGTCGTGCGTGAGCCCGATCCGCACGACGCGCGCGCGCGCATCGTGCGCTTCACTCCGACCGGCCTGGCCTGGCTCGCGGCCTTTCGCGCCAGCGTGGAGCGCGCGCAAGAGGAATTTCGCGCGGAAGTGGGCGACGAGGTGGCCGCCGTGGTCTTGCTCGGCCTGGAAGCCTATGGCGCGGCGGCGGGGCGCTGA
- a CDS encoding sensor histidine kinase: MKRAEQRSLFGEILDWMLTPLLLLWPISLALTWFVAQDLANKPFDRTLEYNAYALAELLTVQDGLVRVNLANTDAGVLRADESDVVYFQVRAPSGAVLAGERDLPEPPADALVAADEVQLRDDELRGADVRVAYIWVHLPRAGFRPALVQVAETRSKRSVLATEIIKGVLLPQLFVLPLALLLVWLALTRGIKPLHQLEDRIRRRKPGDLSPLDNKAVPLEVAPLVDSVNDLLERLHESVATQKRFLADAAHQLKTPLAGLRMQADLAQRRDTSAEELKKSLLQIGRASVRATHAVNQLLALARAEGGASTLQRQRLNLAQLVIDVVHDSVPRALAKHIDLGYDGAPPEAPGVWMEGNATLLSELVRNLLDNAINYTPSSDASPGVVTARVVTDPFGQVLLLQVENSGPGIAEEERDLIFQPFYRSLGHEADGSGLGLSIVREIARQHRASVQLDQPHPGSAQPGTRFTVRFAPLAQPRGLPIA; this comes from the coding sequence ATGAAGCGCGCCGAGCAGCGTTCGCTCTTTGGCGAGATCCTGGACTGGATGCTCACCCCGCTGCTGCTGCTGTGGCCCATCAGCCTGGCGCTGACCTGGTTCGTCGCTCAGGACCTGGCCAACAAACCCTTTGACCGCACGCTGGAATACAACGCCTACGCGCTGGCCGAGCTGCTCACCGTGCAGGACGGCCTGGTGCGCGTGAACCTGGCCAACACCGACGCCGGCGTGCTGCGCGCCGACGAATCCGACGTGGTCTACTTTCAGGTGCGCGCGCCCAGCGGCGCGGTGCTCGCCGGTGAACGCGATCTGCCCGAGCCGCCGGCCGACGCCCTGGTGGCCGCCGACGAGGTGCAACTGCGCGACGACGAGCTGCGCGGCGCCGACGTGCGCGTGGCCTACATCTGGGTGCACCTGCCCCGGGCGGGATTTCGCCCCGCGCTGGTGCAAGTGGCCGAAACGCGCTCCAAACGCAGCGTGCTGGCGACCGAAATCATCAAGGGCGTGCTGCTGCCCCAGCTCTTCGTGCTGCCGCTGGCGCTGCTGCTGGTATGGCTGGCGCTCACGCGCGGCATCAAGCCGCTGCACCAGCTCGAAGACCGTATCCGCCGGCGCAAACCCGGTGACCTCTCGCCGCTGGACAACAAGGCGGTGCCGCTGGAGGTGGCGCCGCTGGTCGATTCGGTCAACGACTTGCTCGAGCGCCTGCATGAATCGGTAGCCACGCAAAAGCGCTTCCTGGCCGACGCCGCGCACCAGCTCAAGACGCCACTTGCCGGGCTGCGCATGCAGGCCGACCTGGCCCAGAGGCGCGACACCAGCGCCGAAGAGCTCAAGAAGTCGCTGCTGCAGATAGGCCGCGCCTCGGTGCGCGCCACGCACGCGGTCAACCAGTTGCTGGCGCTGGCACGCGCCGAGGGCGGCGCCAGCACGCTGCAGCGCCAGCGCCTGAACCTGGCGCAACTGGTGATCGACGTGGTGCACGACAGCGTGCCGCGGGCGCTGGCCAAGCACATCGACCTGGGCTACGACGGCGCGCCGCCCGAGGCCCCGGGCGTGTGGATGGAGGGCAACGCCACGCTGCTGTCCGAGCTGGTGCGCAATCTCTTGGACAACGCCATCAACTACACGCCCTCGAGCGACGCCAGCCCCGGCGTGGTCACGGCGCGCGTGGTGACCGACCCCTTTGGCCAGGTGCTGCTGCTGCAGGTGGAAAACTCCGGGCCGGGCATTGCCGAAGAGGAGCGCGACCTGATCTTCCAGCCGTTTTACCGCTCGCTCGGGCACGAAGCCGACGGCTCGGGCCTGGGCCTGTCCATCGTGCGCGAGATTGCGCGCCAGCACCGCGCCAGCGTGCAACTGGACCAGCCCCATCCGGGCAGCGCCCAGCCGGGCACGCGCTTCACGGTGCGCTTTGCGCCGCTGGCCCAGCCGCGCGGATTGCCCATCGCGTGA
- a CDS encoding VOC family protein → MFSHVILGSNDLERAKRFYDAFFGALGVAPAVFDRYRYFYRSASGTFGITTPIDGQPASVGNGGTIGFGTATPEQAKAAHDAGVAAGGSSCEDPPGWRENGKHRIYLAYLRDPDGNKLCLLHRPAREAH, encoded by the coding sequence ATGTTCAGCCACGTCATCCTGGGCAGCAACGATCTTGAGCGCGCCAAGCGCTTTTACGACGCCTTCTTCGGCGCGCTGGGCGTCGCCCCCGCGGTGTTTGACCGCTACCGCTACTTCTACCGCAGCGCCAGCGGCACCTTCGGCATCACCACGCCGATCGACGGACAACCCGCCAGCGTCGGCAACGGCGGCACCATAGGCTTTGGCACCGCCACGCCGGAGCAGGCCAAGGCCGCGCACGACGCCGGCGTGGCCGCGGGCGGCAGCAGCTGCGAAGACCCGCCAGGCTGGCGCGAGAATGGCAAGCACCGCATCTACCTGGCCTATCTGCGCGACCCCGACGGCAACAAGCTTTGCCTGCTGCACCGCCCCGCAAGGGAAGCCCACTGA
- a CDS encoding SPOR domain-containing protein: MLRLAVLVLLLANLGYYAWSSGQLQPWGLAPHGEAEPERLQRQIAPQNLELLPPARPRPAPPAAHAPADTPPAAAALAQAAAEPAACLQAGPLNEERAKGLRSALASLPAGSWTLEPSEVPARWMVYMGRFADEEALARKRAELRALKLAFDRPGPALEPGLSLGRFASEEAAQQGLADLVARGVRTARVVQERAAQPRYTLVLPAATAGLRAQLDALALRWDDTPLQACS, encoded by the coding sequence ATGCTGCGCCTGGCCGTGCTCGTGCTGCTGCTGGCCAATCTGGGCTATTACGCCTGGAGCAGCGGCCAGCTGCAGCCCTGGGGCCTGGCACCGCACGGCGAGGCCGAACCCGAGCGCCTGCAGCGCCAGATTGCGCCGCAGAACCTGGAGCTGCTGCCGCCCGCCAGGCCCAGGCCAGCGCCCCCTGCGGCCCACGCCCCGGCCGACACGCCGCCCGCCGCAGCCGCGCTCGCACAGGCTGCGGCCGAGCCCGCGGCCTGCCTGCAAGCCGGCCCCCTGAACGAGGAGCGCGCGAAAGGCCTGCGCAGCGCCCTGGCCAGCCTGCCCGCGGGCAGCTGGACGCTGGAGCCGAGCGAGGTGCCGGCGCGCTGGATGGTCTACATGGGGCGCTTTGCCGACGAAGAAGCGCTGGCCAGAAAGCGCGCCGAGCTGCGCGCGCTCAAGCTCGCCTTCGACCGCCCCGGGCCGGCCCTGGAGCCGGGTCTGTCGCTCGGGCGCTTTGCCAGCGAAGAGGCGGCGCAGCAGGGGCTGGCCGACCTGGTGGCGCGCGGCGTGCGCACCGCCCGCGTGGTGCAGGAGCGTGCCGCCCAGCCGCGCTACACCCTGGTGCTGCCCGCAGCGACCGCCGGGCTGCGCGCCCAGCTCGATGCGCTGGCCCTGCGTTGGGACGACACCCCGCTGCAGGCCTGTTCCTGA